The Euzebya sp. genome has a segment encoding these proteins:
- a CDS encoding RNA-binding S4 domain-containing protein — protein sequence METTRVDKWLWSIRLYKTRTAAGQACRAGHVRVNGDRVKPAAAVGVGDVVEARVGDWPRVVEVARVIETRVGAKVAVDCYVDRSPPPPTRDVTHLLEGIRDPGAGRPTKKDRREMERLKGRRAR from the coding sequence GTGGAGACGACACGAGTCGACAAGTGGCTGTGGTCGATCCGGCTCTACAAGACCCGGACGGCCGCAGGGCAGGCGTGCCGCGCCGGTCACGTCCGCGTCAACGGCGACCGGGTGAAGCCCGCTGCAGCGGTCGGCGTCGGCGACGTGGTCGAGGCGCGGGTCGGTGACTGGCCCCGCGTGGTCGAGGTCGCCCGGGTCATCGAGACCCGCGTCGGGGCGAAGGTGGCCGTCGACTGCTACGTGGACCGGTCCCCACCGCCGCCGACGCGCGACGTGACCCACCTGCTCGAGGGCATCCGCGATCCCGGCGCCGGCCGGCCGACGAAGAAGGACCGCCGCGAGATGGAGCGCCTGAAGGGCCGTCGGGCCCGCTGA
- a CDS encoding flagellar motor protein MotB has protein sequence MAKHRCKEPDPPADTGRWLGTYGDMVTLLMAFFVMLFAVSDTNAKKFEAFVSGLAGPFDNPAVEMGLVNGTRLEDTSATPISLIAPQRNQSDPEDPLVDELGETDTGAAGEAAEQLNAVEEQLEEALSDLEIPISADIRDDERGLVISISTDDVLFATGSAVLNPDGHTVLGEIAPVLLDAPNTVVIEGHTDDQPMNRGGYTNWNLSTDRAIAVLQHLGEVHGFPYDRISAAGYGEHRPLVPNDSPENRATNRRVEILIVALDLSDSGVAPPPVGVEPPILDFSEPLPGTATPAGGSTSVATIIGG, from the coding sequence ATGGCCAAGCACAGGTGCAAGGAGCCCGATCCCCCCGCCGACACCGGCAGGTGGCTCGGGACCTACGGCGACATGGTCACCCTGCTCATGGCGTTCTTCGTCATGCTGTTCGCCGTGTCCGACACGAACGCGAAGAAGTTCGAGGCGTTCGTGTCCGGCCTCGCCGGCCCGTTCGACAACCCGGCCGTCGAGATGGGGCTGGTCAACGGCACCCGCCTCGAGGACACGAGCGCCACGCCGATCTCGCTGATCGCCCCCCAGCGCAACCAGAGCGACCCCGAGGACCCGCTGGTCGACGAGTTGGGTGAGACCGACACCGGCGCGGCCGGCGAGGCGGCCGAGCAGCTCAACGCCGTCGAGGAGCAGCTCGAGGAGGCCCTCAGCGACCTCGAGATCCCCATCTCCGCGGACATCCGCGACGACGAGCGGGGCCTCGTGATCTCGATCTCGACCGACGACGTGCTCTTCGCGACCGGGTCGGCCGTCCTCAACCCGGACGGGCACACCGTGCTGGGCGAGATCGCGCCGGTGCTGCTCGACGCCCCGAACACCGTCGTGATCGAGGGGCACACCGACGACCAGCCGATGAACCGCGGCGGGTACACGAACTGGAACCTGTCGACCGACCGCGCCATCGCCGTGCTCCAGCACCTCGGCGAGGTCCACGGCTTCCCGTACGACCGGATCTCCGCCGCCGGCTACGGCGAGCACCGGCCGCTGGTCCCGAACGACAGCCCCGAGAACCGCGCGACGAACCGCCGGGTGGAGATCCTCATCGTCGCCCTCGACCTGTCGGACTCGGGCGTCGCACCGCCGCCGGTCGGCGTCGAGCCCCCGATCCTCGACTTCTCCGAGCCGCTCCCCGGCACGGCCACCCCCGCCGGCGGGTCGACGTCGGTCGCCACGATCATCGGCGGCTGA
- a CDS encoding cell wall-binding repeat-containing protein, which produces MRRQLIVVLVVGMLAGVMALPAAAHPERDATFPSGQLGTPTYRFDGPTEVVCKPDTPARLRVLPPELRQRNEALLAECEHTHLNEAIDEIRASGEQGTRILLMPGVYREEPYVGAVDESCMDIGTTEGDGGIDIGPIPLPPLDDPAEDEGNNDPGSLILTYDEQVECPYLQNLIPILGDSDGDGVCDNALCDLQIEGTGASPLDTVIDGDYSQLNGIRGDRADGLYLRNFTVQRFEFNAVYVLETDGFAFEEVLTRWNDEYGFLSFAVDHGLYQNCEGYGNGDSAIYPGSATDLNAEAGLFDDNEGLRLGTEIRGCRGHHNTLGYSGTAGNSVHTHHNEFDHNAVGAAMDSLFPDHPGLPQDHAYFHDNLFHSNNTGYFEDFVQQGVCTGPFSERDYDEGVVCPVVPLPVGSGIVLAGGNYNLYEHNTIYDNWRNGTFQFFVPATLRGEDDPLLQFDTSNFNTWRENAYGINPNGLAQPNGTDMVWDGEGEGNCWEGNTGVDGEATSAVGDGSGTAQVPGIPLPSDCDNRPPFTPGPGILAAATCAEYDRDDMPNPPLCNWFSTPEPPAGRAPEGATIERLAGDERIGTALEVSREAFPGAAANVVIATSEQFADALAGAPLAAHLEAPLLITPRAGLDDRVAEEIARLGATRAWLLGGTAALDDQVVTDLAAAGIEDVTRIGGGDRFQTAVMIAESIGSGNAFLVEGNDFASALAASAVGALVTRPVLLTPAEELAPSVRSFLQGGQVVDVRVVGQAVSEAVEGSLPEVDPDISDVERTAGADALETSALMAELGIQMGQDDTGWWIATVENWPDALGAAAAAAVAEGVLLQVPADSLGEPASALLGEKAAVAEDIRVVGGTAALSDDVVAELAEVTGGVEGDTRGDRSHGEYRSVGSIAPLPEASEAYGEVSGTATMVRTVHGTTEVELQVQGLPASTTVPVHVHVDTCANSGGDHFQFTPGGSTMPPNEIHPSFISDAQGVGRGTATAFAIAGPEARSVVLHDPDGNKVACANLSDPGLPDGVATTPALASWMAPPAVYADSLSHRLFADGQIWWWAAVAAWLIGSVLLHRTIRRRRH; this is translated from the coding sequence ATGCGCCGTCAGCTCATCGTCGTCCTCGTCGTCGGGATGCTCGCGGGGGTGATGGCCCTGCCCGCAGCGGCCCACCCCGAGCGCGACGCGACGTTCCCGAGCGGGCAGCTCGGGACGCCGACGTACCGCTTCGACGGGCCGACCGAGGTCGTGTGCAAGCCGGACACCCCGGCCCGCCTGCGCGTGCTGCCGCCCGAGCTGCGCCAGCGCAACGAAGCCCTGCTGGCCGAGTGCGAGCACACCCACCTCAACGAGGCCATCGACGAGATCCGCGCGAGCGGCGAGCAGGGGACCCGCATCCTCCTCATGCCCGGCGTGTACCGCGAGGAGCCGTACGTCGGCGCGGTCGACGAGTCCTGCATGGACATCGGGACCACCGAGGGCGACGGCGGCATCGACATCGGCCCGATCCCGCTGCCGCCCCTCGACGACCCCGCCGAGGACGAGGGGAACAACGACCCGGGGTCGCTGATCCTGACCTACGACGAGCAGGTCGAGTGCCCCTACCTGCAGAACCTGATCCCGATCCTCGGGGACTCCGACGGCGACGGCGTCTGCGACAACGCCCTCTGCGACCTCCAGATCGAGGGGACCGGTGCCTCCCCGCTCGACACGGTCATCGACGGCGACTACTCCCAGCTCAACGGCATCCGCGGTGACCGCGCGGACGGCCTGTACCTGCGGAACTTCACCGTCCAGCGCTTCGAGTTCAACGCGGTCTACGTCCTCGAGACCGACGGGTTCGCGTTCGAGGAGGTCCTGACCCGCTGGAACGACGAGTACGGGTTCCTGTCCTTCGCCGTCGACCACGGGCTGTACCAGAACTGCGAGGGGTACGGGAACGGGGACTCCGCGATCTACCCGGGCTCGGCCACGGACCTGAACGCCGAGGCCGGGCTCTTCGACGACAACGAGGGGCTGCGCCTCGGCACCGAGATCCGCGGCTGCCGTGGGCACCACAACACCCTCGGGTACTCGGGCACGGCCGGGAACTCCGTCCACACCCACCACAACGAGTTCGACCACAACGCCGTGGGCGCGGCGATGGACAGCCTGTTCCCCGACCACCCCGGCCTGCCGCAGGACCACGCGTACTTCCACGACAACCTGTTCCACTCGAACAACACCGGCTACTTCGAGGACTTCGTGCAGCAGGGCGTCTGCACCGGACCGTTCTCCGAGCGCGACTACGACGAGGGCGTCGTCTGCCCGGTCGTCCCCCTGCCGGTCGGGTCCGGCATCGTGCTCGCCGGCGGGAACTACAACCTCTACGAGCACAACACGATCTACGACAACTGGCGCAACGGGACCTTCCAGTTCTTCGTCCCCGCCACGCTGCGCGGCGAGGACGACCCGCTGTTGCAGTTCGACACCTCGAACTTCAACACCTGGCGGGAGAACGCCTACGGCATCAACCCCAACGGCCTGGCCCAGCCCAACGGGACCGACATGGTCTGGGACGGCGAGGGCGAGGGGAACTGCTGGGAGGGCAACACCGGCGTGGACGGGGAGGCGACCAGCGCCGTCGGCGACGGGTCGGGCACCGCGCAGGTCCCGGGCATCCCCCTGCCGTCGGACTGCGACAACCGGCCGCCGTTCACGCCGGGTCCGGGGATCCTCGCGGCGGCGACGTGCGCGGAGTACGACCGCGACGACATGCCGAACCCGCCGCTGTGCAACTGGTTCTCCACACCAGAGCCCCCAGCGGGGCGGGCACCCGAGGGCGCGACCATCGAGCGGCTCGCCGGTGACGAGCGGATCGGGACGGCCCTCGAGGTCAGCCGCGAGGCCTTCCCGGGCGCGGCGGCGAACGTGGTGATCGCGACCAGCGAGCAGTTCGCGGACGCGCTGGCCGGCGCGCCCCTCGCGGCCCACCTCGAGGCGCCGCTGCTGATCACCCCCCGCGCCGGGCTGGACGACCGCGTCGCCGAGGAGATCGCGCGGCTGGGCGCCACCCGGGCGTGGCTGCTCGGCGGCACCGCGGCCCTCGACGACCAGGTGGTCACCGACCTCGCCGCCGCCGGCATCGAGGACGTCACCCGGATCGGCGGTGGGGACCGCTTCCAGACCGCGGTGATGATCGCGGAGTCCATCGGCAGCGGGAACGCCTTCCTGGTGGAGGGGAACGACTTCGCCTCGGCGCTGGCGGCCTCCGCCGTCGGCGCGCTGGTGACCCGCCCGGTCCTGCTCACCCCCGCAGAGGAGCTGGCGCCGAGCGTCCGCTCGTTCCTCCAGGGCGGGCAGGTCGTCGACGTGCGGGTGGTCGGCCAGGCGGTGTCCGAGGCCGTCGAGGGGTCGCTGCCCGAGGTCGACCCCGACATCAGCGACGTCGAGCGCACCGCCGGGGCCGACGCGCTCGAGACCAGCGCGCTGATGGCCGAGCTCGGCATCCAGATGGGTCAGGACGACACCGGGTGGTGGATCGCCACGGTCGAGAACTGGCCGGACGCGCTCGGCGCCGCGGCCGCGGCGGCCGTGGCCGAGGGCGTCCTGCTGCAGGTCCCCGCCGACTCCCTCGGCGAGCCGGCCAGCGCCCTGCTGGGCGAGAAGGCCGCCGTCGCCGAGGACATCCGGGTCGTCGGCGGGACCGCGGCGCTGTCCGACGACGTCGTGGCCGAGCTGGCGGAGGTCACGGGCGGGGTCGAGGGCGACACCCGCGGGGACCGCAGCCACGGCGAGTACCGGAGCGTCGGCTCGATCGCCCCGCTGCCGGAGGCGTCAGAGGCCTACGGGGAGGTCAGCGGGACCGCGACGATGGTCCGCACCGTCCACGGGACCACCGAGGTCGAGCTGCAGGTCCAGGGGCTGCCCGCCAGCACCACCGTGCCGGTGCACGTCCACGTCGACACCTGCGCGAACTCCGGGGGCGACCACTTCCAGTTCACCCCGGGCGGGTCGACGATGCCGCCGAACGAGATCCACCCGTCGTTCATCAGCGACGCGCAGGGCGTCGGCCGCGGCACCGCGACCGCGTTCGCCATCGCCGGGCCGGAGGCGCGGTCGGTCGTCCTGCACGACCCGGACGGCAACAAGGTGGCGTGCGCGAACCTGAGCGATCCCGGGCTGCCGGACGGCGTCGCGACGACCCCGGCGCTCGCGAGCTGGATGGCCCCGCCGGCGGTCTACGCCGACAGCCTGTCCCACCGCCTCTTCGCCGACGGCCAGATCTGGTGGTGGGCCGCCGTGGCCGCCTGGCTCATCGGCTCGGTCCTGCTCCACCGCACCATCCGCCGCCGCCGGCACTGA
- a CDS encoding motility protein A — translation MDIALIGGLAMAFLSIIVSTVMDGNSFGPLIGPSSFVLVFFGALGSAMSSLDKEDLGRIVPSILKSIKGASFDNSATVTMMAQLADVARREGVLALESRLGEIEDEFLKKGTQLILDGVDSERVEETLMIHMEAVGTRHKKMISFHEAVGGYMPTFGMIGTVIGLINMLGNLADPSQLGAGMAVALLTTLYGVIFANMMFLPFASKLKLISDAEQASMQVVLDGILSIQAGMSPQMLVERLESYLPPSEHVGYSDRMAAAA, via the coding sequence ATGGACATCGCACTCATAGGCGGGCTCGCCATGGCCTTCCTGTCGATCATCGTGTCGACGGTCATGGACGGGAACAGCTTCGGCCCCCTGATCGGGCCGTCGTCCTTCGTGCTGGTGTTCTTCGGCGCCCTCGGCTCGGCCATGTCCAGCCTCGACAAGGAGGACCTCGGTCGGATCGTCCCGAGCATCCTCAAGTCCATCAAGGGCGCGAGCTTCGACAACTCGGCGACGGTCACGATGATGGCCCAGCTCGCCGACGTCGCCCGGCGCGAGGGCGTCCTCGCCCTCGAGTCCCGGCTCGGCGAGATCGAGGACGAGTTCCTGAAGAAGGGCACCCAGCTGATCCTCGACGGCGTGGACTCCGAGCGGGTCGAGGAGACCCTGATGATCCACATGGAGGCCGTCGGCACCCGCCACAAGAAGATGATCAGCTTCCACGAGGCCGTCGGCGGCTACATGCCGACCTTCGGCATGATCGGCACGGTCATCGGCCTGATCAACATGCTCGGGAACCTGGCCGACCCCTCCCAGCTCGGCGCCGGCATGGCCGTGGCCCTGCTGACGACGCTGTACGGGGTCATCTTCGCGAACATGATGTTCCTGCCGTTCGCCTCGAAGCTGAAGCTGATCAGCGACGCCGAGCAGGCCTCGATGCAGGTCGTCCTCGACGGGATCCTGTCGATCCAGGCGGGGATGAGCCCCCAGATGCTGGTCGAGCGGCTCGAGTCCTACCTGCCGCCGAGCGAGCACGTGGGCTACTCCGACCGCATGGCCGCCGCGGCCTAG
- a CDS encoding ATP-dependent Clp protease ATP-binding subunit, whose protein sequence is MFERFTDRARRVVVLAQEEARMLNHNYIGTEHILLGLIHEGEGVAAKALESLGISLEGVREQVEEIIGQGQTAPAGHIPFTPRAKKVLELSLREALQLGHNYIGTEHILLGLIREGEGVAAQVLQKLGADLNRVRQQVIQLLSGYAGGESGSSTSGSGQKAGVSGGSGEGESKGSAVLDQFGRNLTQHARDGKLDPVIGRKREIERVMQVLSRRTKNNPVLIGEPGVGKTAIVEGLAQMIVAGSIPETLKDKQLYTLDLGALVAGSRYRGDFEERLKKVLKEITTRGDIILFIDELHTLVGAGAAEGAIDAASILKPMLARGELQTIGATTIDEYRKYLEKDAALERRFQPITVEQPSIAHTIEILKGLRDRYEAHHRVTITDDALVAAANLADRYISDRFLPDKAIDLIDEAGSRLRIRRLTAPPDLQDLEDEANEVRKQKEAAIDDQDFEKAARLRDEEKKLLERKAAREKEWKSDGMDSVLTLDEEDIAEVLSNWTGIPVFKLTEEETQKLLRMESELHKRIIGQEEAIAAVSKSIRRTRSGLKDPKRPAGSFIFLGPSGVGKTELAKTLAEFLFGDEDALIHLDMSEYMEKHTVSRLIGSPPGYVGYEEGGQLTEAVRRRPFSVVLFDEVEKAHPDVFNSLLQILEDGRLTDSQGKSVDFKNTVLIMTSNLGTRELGRTQTGFGVQDEASHYERMKSQVDDELKRHFRPEFLNRIDDTIVFHPLTQEQVKAIVDLMMKRVKGQLKAKALDIELTEDAKDWLSKKGYDPTLGARPLRRTIQREIEDALSEKLLYGEFSANQLIVADIEEDAVVFRAVDAPEVPPMELAGTGSDAED, encoded by the coding sequence ATGTTCGAACGCTTCACCGACCGAGCACGGCGAGTTGTGGTTCTCGCTCAGGAAGAAGCTCGGATGCTCAACCACAACTACATCGGCACCGAGCACATCCTGCTCGGGCTGATCCACGAGGGTGAGGGCGTGGCCGCGAAGGCCCTCGAGTCGCTCGGCATCTCCCTCGAGGGCGTGCGCGAGCAGGTCGAGGAGATCATCGGCCAGGGCCAGACGGCTCCGGCGGGTCACATCCCCTTCACGCCGCGCGCGAAGAAGGTCCTCGAGCTGAGCCTGCGGGAGGCGCTGCAGCTCGGGCACAACTACATCGGCACCGAGCACATCCTGCTCGGCCTGATCCGCGAGGGCGAGGGCGTCGCCGCCCAGGTCCTCCAGAAGCTGGGCGCGGACCTCAACCGCGTGCGCCAGCAGGTCATCCAGCTGCTCAGCGGCTACGCCGGCGGCGAGTCGGGGTCCTCGACCTCCGGCTCGGGGCAGAAGGCCGGCGTCTCCGGTGGCTCCGGCGAGGGCGAGTCGAAGGGCTCGGCGGTGCTCGACCAGTTCGGGCGCAACCTCACCCAGCACGCCCGCGACGGCAAGCTCGACCCGGTCATCGGCCGCAAGCGCGAGATCGAGCGGGTCATGCAGGTCCTCAGCCGCCGGACCAAGAACAACCCGGTGCTGATCGGCGAGCCAGGTGTCGGCAAGACCGCGATCGTCGAGGGCCTGGCCCAGATGATCGTGGCCGGGTCGATCCCCGAGACGCTGAAGGACAAGCAGCTCTACACCCTCGACCTCGGCGCGCTGGTCGCCGGATCCCGCTACCGCGGTGACTTCGAGGAGCGCCTGAAGAAGGTGCTGAAGGAGATCACGACCCGCGGCGACATCATCCTGTTCATCGACGAGCTGCACACCCTCGTCGGGGCGGGCGCCGCCGAGGGCGCGATCGACGCCGCGTCGATCCTGAAGCCCATGCTGGCCCGCGGCGAGCTGCAGACCATCGGCGCGACGACCATCGACGAGTACCGCAAGTACCTCGAGAAGGACGCCGCGCTCGAGCGCCGCTTCCAGCCGATCACCGTCGAGCAGCCCTCGATCGCCCACACGATCGAGATCCTGAAGGGCCTGCGCGACCGCTACGAGGCCCACCACCGCGTCACGATCACCGACGACGCCCTGGTGGCCGCGGCGAACCTCGCCGACCGCTACATCTCCGACCGCTTCCTCCCCGACAAGGCGATCGACCTGATCGACGAGGCCGGGTCCCGCCTCCGGATCCGCCGCCTGACCGCCCCGCCGGACCTCCAGGACCTCGAGGACGAGGCCAACGAGGTCCGCAAGCAGAAGGAGGCGGCGATCGACGACCAGGACTTCGAGAAGGCCGCCCGGCTGCGCGACGAGGAGAAGAAGCTCCTCGAGCGGAAGGCGGCCCGGGAGAAGGAGTGGAAGTCCGACGGCATGGACTCCGTCCTCACCCTGGACGAGGAGGACATCGCCGAGGTCCTCAGCAACTGGACGGGCATCCCGGTCTTCAAGCTGACCGAGGAGGAGACCCAGAAGCTGCTGCGGATGGAGTCCGAGCTCCACAAGCGGATCATCGGCCAGGAGGAGGCCATCGCAGCCGTCTCCAAGTCCATCCGCCGCACCCGGTCCGGCCTGAAGGACCCGAAGCGCCCCGCCGGCTCGTTCATCTTCCTCGGCCCCTCCGGCGTCGGGAAGACCGAGCTCGCCAAGACGCTGGCGGAGTTCCTCTTCGGCGACGAGGACGCGCTGATCCACCTCGACATGTCCGAGTACATGGAGAAGCACACGGTCAGCCGCCTGATCGGCTCGCCTCCGGGCTACGTGGGCTACGAGGAGGGCGGCCAGCTGACCGAGGCGGTCCGCCGCCGGCCCTTCAGCGTGGTCCTGTTCGACGAGGTCGAGAAGGCCCACCCGGACGTGTTCAACAGCCTCCTGCAGATCCTGGAGGACGGTCGCCTGACCGACAGCCAGGGCAAGAGCGTGGACTTCAAGAACACCGTGCTGATCATGACCTCGAACCTGGGGACCCGTGAGCTGGGTCGTACCCAGACCGGCTTCGGGGTGCAGGACGAGGCCAGCCACTACGAGCGGATGAAGTCCCAGGTCGATGACGAGCTGAAGCGCCACTTCCGCCCGGAGTTCCTCAACCGCATCGACGACACGATCGTCTTCCACCCCCTGACCCAGGAGCAGGTGAAGGCCATCGTGGACCTGATGATGAAGCGGGTGAAGGGCCAGCTGAAGGCCAAGGCCCTCGACATCGAGCTGACCGAGGACGCGAAGGACTGGCTGAGCAAGAAGGGCTACGACCCCACGCTGGGCGCCCGGCCGCTGCGCCGGACCATCCAGCGCGAGATCGAGGACGCCCTCAGCGAGAAGCTCCTCTACGGCGAGTTCAGCGCCAACCAGCTGATCGTCGCGGACATCGAGGAGGACGCCGTCGTCTTCCGCGCCGTCGACGCCCCGGAGGTCCCGCCGATGGAGCTGGCCGGCACCGGCAGCGACGCCGAGGACTGA